Proteins from a genomic interval of Sparus aurata chromosome 21, fSpaAur1.1, whole genome shotgun sequence:
- the klhl24a gene encoding kelch-like protein 24a, whose amino-acid sequence MVLILGRRMNREDSGIRDSPAVKRKVFEVDSKTLASQDILDFCSGASHSEGILQVFNEFRDCRLFTDVVISVQGREFPCHRAVLSACSSYFRAMFCNDHRESREMLVEINGILAEAMDSFLTYVYTGRAKITTENVQFLFETSSLFQIATLRDACAKFLEDQLDPCNCVGIQRFAEAHSLKQLASRCRGYALANFSEVAQHEEFLDLRREELEEYIGSDELSIGKEEVVFEAVMRWVYSNVEHRKPMLKALLHHVRLPLLHPNYFVQTVEGDQLIQNAPECYQLLHEARRYHVLGNEMMSPRTRPRRSTGYSEVIVVVGGCERVGGFNLPYTECYDPVTGEWKSLAKLPEFTKSEYAVCALRNDILVSGGRINSRDVWMYNSQLNLWIRVASLNKGRWRHKMGVLLGKVYAVGGYDGQSRLSSVECYDSFSNRWTEVAPMKEAVSSPAVASCAGKLFVIGGGPDDDTCSDKVQCYDPETDTWLLRANIPIAKRCITAVSLNNLIYVCGGLTKSIFCYDPIEDYWMHVVQTFNKQESCGMSVCNGKIFILGGRGESGEATDTILCYDPATGIITGVAAMPRPISYHGCVTIHRYNDKYHKL is encoded by the exons ATGGTGTTGATTCTGGGCAGAAGGATGAACAGGGAGGACTCTGGGATCAGAGACTCACCAGCTGTCAAACGCAAG GTGTTTGAGGTTGACTCCAAAACTTTAGCCAGCCAGGACATCTTGGACTTCTGTTCTGGCGCATCCCACTCAGAGGGCATCCTGCAGGTCTTCAATGAATTTCGCGACTGCCGCCTATTCACAGATGTTGTAATCAGTGTGCAGGGCCGTGAGTTCCCTTGCCATCGCgctgtcctctctgcctgcTCCTCCTACTTCAGAGCCATGTTCTGCAACGATCACCGTGAGAGTCGCGAGATGCTGGTGGAGATCAACGGCATCCTGGCCGAGGCGATGGACTCCTTCCTCACCTATGTTTACACCGGCCGCGCCAAGATCACCACAGAGAATGTTCAGTTCCTCTTTGAGACCTCCAGTCTGTTCCAGATCGCCACTCTGCGTGACGCCTGTGCAAAGTTCCTGGAGGACCAGCTGGACCCGTGCAACTGCGTTGGCATCCAGCGCTTTGCAGAAGCCCATTCCCTGAAGCAACTAGCCAGCCGCTGCCGCGGTTATGCCCTGGCCAACTTCTCAGAGGTGGCTCAGCATGAAGAGTTCCTCGACTTACGCAGGGAAGAGCTGGAAGAGTACATTGGAAGCGATGAGCTGTCCATCGGTAAGGAGGAGGTGGTGTTTGAGGCGGTGATGCGATGGGTGTACAGCAACGTGGAGCACAGGAAGCCCATGCTGAAGGCCCTGCTGCACCATGTGCGCCTGCCCCTTCTGCACCCCAACTACTTTGTCCAGACAGTGGAGGGAGACCAGCTCATCCAGAATGCTCCAGAGTGCTACCAGCTTCTCCATGAGGCAAGACGCTACCACGTGCTCGGAAATGAAATGATGTCACCCAGAACTCGTCCTCGCAG GTCGACTGGCTACTCTGAGGTGATTGTGGTTGTGGGGGGTTGTGAGAGAGTGGGCGGCTTCAACCTGCCCTACACCGAGTGCTATGATCCAGTCACAGGAGAGTGGAAATCACTGGCCAAACTACCTGAGTTCACCAAGTCAGAGTATGCTGTCTGCGCCCTCCGCAATGACATTCTGGTGTCAG gtGGCCGTATCAACAGCAGGGATGTGTGGATGTACAACTCCCAGCTCAACCTGTGGATCAGAGTGGCTTCTCTCAACAAAGGCCGCTGGAGACACAAGATGGGCGTTCTTCTGGGCAAG GTCTATGCTGTAGGCGGCTATGATGGACAGAGCCGCCTCAGCAGCGTCGAGTGTTACGACTCCTTCTCCAACCGCTGGACGGAGGTGGCTCCAATGAAAGAGGCCGTCAGCTCTCCGGCTGTGGCAAGCTGTGCCGGCAAGCTATTTGTCATAGGAGGCGGGCCGGACGACGACACCTGCTCAGACAAG GTTCAGTGTTATGACCCAGAGACAGACACTTGGTTGCTACGGGCCAACATCCCCATCGCCAAGCGCTGTATCACAGCAGTGTCCCTCAACAACCTGATCTATGTGTGCGGTGGTCTCACCAAGTCCATATTCTGCTACGACCCCATAGAGGACTACTGGATGCATGTGGTGCAGACCTTTAACAAACAG GAGAGCTGTGGCATGTCAGTGTGCAATGGTAAGATCTTCATCCTCGGCGGCAGAGGGGAAAGCGGCGAAGCAACAGACACCATCCTGTGTTACGACCCGGCTACGGGTATCATCACAGGGGTGGCAGCCATGCCACGGCCAATCTCCTACCACGGCTGTGTAACCATCCATCGCTACAACGACAAGTACCACAAGCTCTGA